tcgctaccacggccgctccaacggtatacgcgcgctctgattggtcagtggtttccgttaatatctcctcaacgaagcctcggacaacattttcgctaaggaaaaagttgtttcaaatcacctcccgaaccactcttttcaatgtgttacaacatttttgggacaccctgtataattataGACggttgaaattcttttttttttttaatcttcttAATCTTAGCAGCATGATTCCAACGCATACGAAAACAATTCGTGTAAAATACCAGTTGAATTGGATATCAAGAAAACGTGCCTTTCAGATCTTGAAGTgattactataattatttttacacgcaTCGAAATCGTTGTAAGGACagattaatagaaaaatgtagagAACAAAACTTTGATCATCTATAGCTAAGGAccattttaatatcgatagaTAAAGCATGGGTATTCTTGAATATTGTCGATTTCAAAGCATTCGTGCGAtacgtgaaaaaatatacatcattgttttgtattaaaaaatctgtagctatttttgtttataatttctcGACCAAAAACTTCTCGAGGAACATCTTTTTTTAGATTTCAATGAGAATACCCCCTTACGAGCGAAAAGATATCGAATGAGGAAACGCGGAACATTGAACCGGATAGATGAAAATGTCATCACTGACTGGTAGAGTTTCCTGTGAGGATAATATCGGAGATAGCTTCGGTGGGTGGTGTTTGGCTCGTTTTATCCTGTGGCTTTCACGGTCGATGTGAACGTTCGACATGTAAGAATGCACGAAAACGGGACAcgttaatgttaaattatgaaAGAGAATCTATCGATCGAGAGAGAGTATAGCGAAAAATACCACGGTGGTGTGATAGTGCGAAAATCCTAAccttgtttaaaaatgaagtcgGGCACCATGGACAAACACAGAGGCTCTACACTTTTGAAACCGGAAGAAAACGAACAAGTCTTCCAATTAATAGGGAATCGGTGCCAGGTGAGAATTATTTCTGCCAAAAATTTTCACCCACAATTATTAAAACTGTCATTTACGTGTACGAATTCTGACCTAAATCTTGTCAATCGACAGATATAGACGAATACGTGCTGTCATTTCAGTCTTGACGTTATTTGCAAATACCTTTGGCATTACGAACGTAACGGCTAAGCTTTGCTCtgtttcatttacaattaatacGATGTTCGAATAAGAATTACACGATGTATAATACGTTTTCCGAGCGACACATTTAATGTTGTAAAGATGGATTCGTATTACAAAAACTATCGAATTAATCGTTTAACGTGGAGACGTTGACGACACACATTTATCAATGTACAAGTTCTTTTTCTCAAACATAATTACAAATCTTTACTTTGCATTTTTGGAGAACATGCAAGTATTTGAAAGTATGATGGATCatataatgaaacatataaCAGATCCtctataaatttatgtacatattctGTATAAATTTCATGATGATTATCATTCTTTGCATGTAAAATTACTTCACAAATAGTATCatgctttttaaaattacatattagTCATAAATTGAATGACATCAGAAGATTCATAACTGTACAGGAATTTTCCACTAAGTGATCatgatatgtttttttaaaaaattttgtcaacATATTTGCtgaactataaataaatatttatatctctTTACAGTTTTAATTTAAGTATACTAAgcttatgtatttatgtatcaATTGCTTATAGTTAATTGAGATTAGAGCAATGAATATAGGAGAATTTAGTAGTAATGGTATGatatttttactgtttattGCAGTGTTTAGCAGCtggaattattcaattatatttaacggAACCACCTTTGCATAAAGAATGGATAAAGAAAACTACAGGtattataacattaataaGGGATAATCCTAGGCGTAGTTTCTTCCTTCGGTTATATTGTCTGCAAAGGAAAGCAATGTTATGGGAACATGAAGTTTATAATGCAATGGATTATAAAGCACCGTTAATGTACTTCCATACATTTGAAGCTGAAGATTGTATGGCTGCTTTCAATTTTGCAAGTGAAACAGATGCTGTTACGTTAAGGTAAGTTGAGTCAAAGATTTCATTGATCTTAAGAAGAGTTTTATAACAATAAAGAaggtgtaaaaatattaagtaaacgtgatttgtttttagaaatattcttcttgATAAACTGAATGCTAAACGTCAAAGAAGACAGCAAAGACGGTCTAAAATGGAAGTAGAGTCTCAACATGGTGCAACATTGCCATGGAGAAATCAAAGCAACGCGTCGTCGGTTGCATTTAGCACAGGGTCAActtctaatttattaaatggaaCTCCGACTACAGTTGGCGTTAATAGAAGTGCTTCGAGTAGTTCTATGTATAAATctaagaagaaaaaacgagagaaagctaaacgaaaattaacaaaagatgATATAGGTCCACCATCAAATTTTAGGTTGgcaatttatgaatttaaggtaatttcaatattttagtTATAGCTGACaaagatattttctttcattttcagacATGTATCGCACTTGGGATGGAATGACTCAGGATTCGAATACGAACCAGAAGATCCACACTTGAAGATTTTTCTGGATAAAGTTGGTGTATCGGAACACCAATTTAGTAATCAGGAAACgcgcaattttatttatgatttcatTGAAAAGAATGGAGGCATGAATGCTATCCGAGAAGATATTTCATCGTCTATTCCAAAATCTAGCGCACAGCAACAACCACAGCAACAAGCTCCTCCAGTAGCACCTCAACGACAGGAATACCCTCCTCCAGTTCCTGCGCGAACAATACCTGTtcgtactttttttataatcttatatggtatatgatacatatacaaaattttaaccagTCAATTTTTTATAGCATCAATCGAGAAGCGCTCCGCCACTACCTCCAAATCGATTTAATGCACCTTCAACACCACCGAGCGCACCAGCTAATGCTCCACGGGTGCATAAATCATTACCATTACGACCACCGCCACCTTCTTTAACCACTGCTCCGTCATTGCCGCCACCTCCGCCACCACCTCCGCCAGCTCCAGCTCCACCTTCCAGGACTAATTCTATGGCACCTGTTCCACCTCCGCCGCCATTGCCTAATTTAGTAAACACGGATGAAGGAACTCTCAATACAAGTGctacgaataataataataataataataatactagtaataataataacgaagaaaatgtTGATCCCAGGTCAATGCTTATGGATGCCATCAGAAGTGGCACTACGCTTAAAGTAAGTATTGGagttgtaacattttttatttatataacttattttcgtaaattgtactcaaactttaattgcttcttttttttttagaaagtcgataaatctgaaattaaacaaaaagaacCTCCTGTACAAGGGGATTCTAGAAATGCTTTATTGGAACAAATTCGTCAAGGAGTTGAATTGAGGCCTGTTTCGAACGAAGCAAAACCTAAGACAACTCCAGTATTTCAAGGAGGATTAGCTAGTGCTTTGTCAAGGGCTCTTGCGGAGCGATCAAGTGCAATCCATAGTGAAAGTGATGAATCGACTAGTGAAACCAGTGATGATGATGAGTGGGACGATTAATTCAGGTCAGTTTCGTACGGgtgtttagaaaatttgtacatgtataaatttgGAAACGATACAGTACGCGAAAACCAATGTCATCATattgatgaaaatatgaaatactatttcaGATGAAATATACAACCCGAGGAATACAATAATATACCACTGTGATAAATCTGCTattgataaacatttaaacagATTAGCTACtgtaaatgtataatgtaacgattttgaatttgatatccaaagaagaatgaaaatcATATATAAATGTTCCGAAAAAACGGAATCAGTTAAATGTGTTATCAGAAAGTAAGGCACAATCACGTGGATAGGGCAGGTAAGGGCAGAATGAAGGTTTTAATATCGTCTCGGAGAAATCACAACGTACATTTATCAAAGGAAGCGACTTGCATAAAGTAAATGCGATGCTACGAAGCACAATAGATATGCGAAAGTCAGTTTTTAATgtggtattatttatttgttcgttattaACAACCATTTTGTACTTGGAATAAACTTTGATCGACGATAGCCGTAgacatacataaatatacaaagcTTGTTCTAAGACTAAAATTACTGTTAATAATTCCATGCGACCAAGCTATTATTCTAATTACTACATTTATTTGCTCAATTGCGAAACCCGATATTTGACAAATAAAACAAGTATTAGAAAGtaatggtatttatatatactgtCGCAAGTAAACGTCGCAAGAAATATAGCAAAGAATGCTGTTATGTTACAAAtagtatatttgtatactaCAGTTAacagtattataaattttacataagtTTATTCAGCACAGTCCTTTCGTTACGCAATATTTCTACATCCTTTGCCCTAGTTTGCCCTGCCCAGTACGTGCGACTCAAAGTACACGTATAATGTTAAGTTAGCAATGGCGTTAGTGCGGACAGCATTTTTAACGATAGAACAAATGTAAACGTATGcatttccaaattaattggAATAGTTCTGTCAGTCGTAATagatatgaaaaaaaagaagtattacaaatattattagatttcTTTCCAGGTGAATACTCTGTGAAACTGCAATAATTTCGATAATGatctatatataaaaagtacatcgaaacaattttaattcataaaaacTATACTTAACATCTTCAGAGACATGTACGTAATGTATCACACGTGCTACCCTACAGGTCGACATTAGAAATCAAACTGTCATCAATTATAAGATTTATTGGATTAAGAAATCAAAATCGACTCGCATgcctcctcttttttttttaatcttattttataatggTGTAATACACAAAACCAGAAATCGACCTTTACaaagtatacaatttatacttAAACTTATCgatatatgaaatttttattctgtgGAATTCCCGTTTAAGTATGATTCATTGTTTCGTTTATTGGTATGAAAATCACTTTTGGGATATCTAAATTACGGCTTTGTATCTAGTCGCTTATAAAGCCAGGGTAGGGATATCGAATGAATGGAAACTATGTTCCCGGAGTGTTTTTGAAATCCATTAACCGACTCGATGAATTAGAAGTATGACGCATCTTTGATATCTCTTTTTTAACTCTAATATCTTCCTCTCtgttacaatttattgtatgaaTTGTACGATTTTTGTCGATGTTCTCTTCACATATGCAAGAAAAAATACGCAACATAGAGCGAATCATTATATGTTCGTTACACATAATCACGATACTTCTTCATCTTTGAATTGAATGATTCTTAAGTATCCtactaaaatatgtataaggTACGTTTAACGATGAAGTAAGGACTGTATATTTTCACGTGTGTGATAATGGTGTCGAGCCTGCGGAAGTGAAGCGCAAACTGAGAAATTGTCTGTGGGAAGTATGACGAGGCACAAGATAAAAGTTATGCCGCTATGGAGAAATCCTAGTCACaccagaaacagaaaaaaaaaaagaaaaacgaacatgttaattattaattattgtattctGTTATATACTATTAcacgatatttgtttaaagtaaataCCGTTCGAGCTAAATCTTGGGTACGAATGATGTAAATCATACACTGCAGGATCCGTTCGGCTGTCTTGATTTTTAGGAGCGTGTATCGTGAGCATAATCAAGGAGGGAAGCTGTAACTGTTAACTATAGTAAAGAGAAAGTAGCGACAAATGTTTTAACAAAGACTTGTTATAGATGAACTAATGTATTAGAATGTGACTTGAGGGGATAACGAAATTATACGATAATTAAACgcattagaaatattattgcatttaagaaagagaaagaattaTAACGGACGCATACTCTTTGGTCCAATTTCCTGAAATACATATTCGTCTTCTTTCGAATGTATAACGTAGAACACGTTACAAATCAAATTCGATTTGTATTGTGACTGCCAAATATGAAaagctataaaaaaaacactcatcataaaaaaaaaagtaatttacttCAATACGCAACTTCCTTTTAccatattattttctttatattaccTAAGATAGACTTTATATAACAGATAATTTATAGCGCAAATCTTATTAACTAATGCAAAATGGATGTTTCCTTTTTGTTACTACAAGAACAAGAATGGCACTCCTATAGAAATAGAGATTTCATAGACGAAGGAGAAACCTAGATTTgttatatgtgtgtatatatagtTCTGAAGAAAACGTTAAATATGCGTTGAAACaatgtttgtattatttattaaacggtctgcttttatgtatatatataacgaGGATTAGATTAAGTAACCAAATCGATCGgactaaatatttttgctatgaataaaaatgaaataaaatatataggcGTGGAACTTACGACTAAGAGCAAAAATGGgggaaaaaaattgagatttctTAGTTTACCTCGATGCGTAATAATCAAACACACAAAGGAACATATCAAAATCcgacgaataataaaatgggAGTCTTCTGTATTCGAACCTGCATTCGATCAAACAATCGTTTCGCGTAAAGGGAAActcgaatattttgtaaaagacAATGGAAGTGGGACTAGAGTAATAAAGATTACATTTAAAGTAATCGTTCTATTCTAATAAAGGACTAAACTTTCCAAATCTCGAAGATAGCAACGTCTTCGTGTAAATTGTAATTCCTCGCATTTATATAAtatcattcgaataacgaaaattatCGAATCTgcttagaaattaaaaaattcaaggaaCGAAagttgtaatattattatttgagagaaaaaaatatacataatagaTAGATAAAGCGATTAAGTTAATCCAAAGTATGTCGCGccatgtattaattaaacaaatgtaaaacTAGCGTGATCAGTAGGTTCTgctcattaaaaaataagaacagTGTTGAATTTTCTCACGTGATAAAAGAAATACCAAATACTGAtcgcataaataatttatttctttattatttgtattctcATTCGACTGACATTGCACAAAACATATCTgtatatagaaaatagaattacattttaatacaaaatagaatagaaatagaaatatatatatatatatataaaaatataaatagataatttacTGCTACTTGTGTTACAATCTcgtacatttaaaaaacatagaTCTACCCAATACGGACAGTTTCGCATATCTTATCGTTTTCGTTCcagacgaaataaaaaaaatataattctacgAAAAGAGAGCTCGGATCGTTAGAAAGACAATACAAAAGATTATTCATAGGTTATTCTGATCTCTCTTGTCTATTCTAATCTGATCTTGAAACAACCTCTACCGCTGTGGATGGAACGGATATACTGAACGCGGCTATAAAAACGTTTATAATTGTTATGAGAAAAACTCCGACTACGACGTAATTGTTGATCTTCCTCGCGGTCGCAGACTTGGACTGTCCTTTTATGTCGAAACGACCCTTGAATATTAAACTGACGCCCACAGCGATCTGAAACAGATATAAACCAGAATAACAGTTATTTATTTGCAACGTAAAGACGATGTAGATATCTAATACCAATTTTTATGTCCGATATCTACCGGGTGCTCTTTCTTACCTGAAGCAACAGGCTGATGATAATTAAGCTTAAAATTATGAAGAAAGTGGGGCTATTCCGTTGGTACTCGATTAGATATCGCAATTGGTTCGCGTTTGCGGTGATTAGAGCTACATCCATCATACCTTGCGCCACGGTTTTCTTCGCTGCATAAgtgttttgtttatattgttgCGATCTTTTGTCCGTGGTGTCAACAGACAGCACGGAATCCTTCACCACCACTTCCTCGACCGCGTCGAGTTTGGTAGGTGTTTCTTTCTCATCCATGGTCTCCATTTTCGATTTTATCGTCTCTTTTATTCGATCACCGAACCTCGCGCGTTACGCGAGGCTCGCAAGTATCCAAAACAAAAGCTAGAAATTAAATCTCAATCAATGACGACGCACAGGAGTACTAGACCGAAATTCATTCGTAGCgggacaaaattaaatgcgTAGACTTTTTAGAACATATCACATTCCCGATTTACGCAGTTTTTGGAATAAtcgatttccaaaaaataaaaattgattcgaaagAAGAACCGTTTTCGATTTCCCACCGAGTATTGATAAAACACTGGCCGCATCGGTGATCGATGGTTTCGTTCGAGTTTGAACTTGCCGTTATCGTAAACACGGAAGCTCGATCACGCACTATTACCTACTCGAGTTTTCAGGGGATGGTGAATGAAAAATCTCGCCACGAAGCCAACTGCTCGTTACGTGTTTTCGGAGGCACTGTTAACACCGAATCCGGCGAAACAACAACGATAACGTTTATCGTGTTCTATATTTCCGAAGAGAGTCCCGACGCGGTTTAACGAAACCGCAAATGACGCTCGACTAAAGGGAACTGTACAAGGACAATAGATGTATACAGACTGTATATCGGTCAAAAACAACGAATGCGTGCTCTATCACCTTATCATCGAGCCAGTAGTCGcgtaaacgataaaaaaaaaaaaaaacataacaaCGATTGCGACATCAATCGTAGGGATATCAGCTGTTTCATGCATCTTCAATGAGTCACAAAATTGTTAACAGACACACGGAGTAACGAGGATACGTGTACAGATTGAAAGCATGCAACCGGATGCTTGCTGACTAGTTAAGGACAAGCAACAAagcctatttttaatttctttttttctcaacGACAGATAAACTTGAATAA
The sequence above is drawn from the Hylaeus volcanicus isolate JK05 chromosome 2, UHH_iyHylVolc1.0_haploid, whole genome shotgun sequence genome and encodes:
- the LOC128872063 gene encoding actin nucleation-promoting factor WASL — protein: MKSGTMDKHRGSTLLKPEENEQVFQLIGNRCQCLAAGIIQLYLTEPPLHKEWIKKTTGIITLIRDNPRRSFFLRLYCLQRKAMLWEHEVYNAMDYKAPLMYFHTFEAEDCMAAFNFASETDAVTLRNILLDKLNAKRQRRQQRRSKMEVESQHGATLPWRNQSNASSVAFSTGSTSNLLNGTPTTVGVNRSASSSSMYKSKKKKREKAKRKLTKDDIGPPSNFRHVSHLGWNDSGFEYEPEDPHLKIFLDKVGVSEHQFSNQETRNFIYDFIEKNGGMNAIREDISSSIPKSSAQQQPQQQAPPVAPQRQEYPPPVPARTIPHQSRSAPPLPPNRFNAPSTPPSAPANAPRVHKSLPLRPPPPSLTTAPSLPPPPPPPPPAPAPPSRTNSMAPVPPPPPLPNLVNTDEGTLNTSATNNNNNNNNTSNNNNEENVDPRSMLMDAIRSGTTLKKVDKSEIKQKEPPVQGDSRNALLEQIRQGVELRPVSNEAKPKTTPVFQGGLASALSRALAERSSAIHSESDESTSETSDDDEWDD
- the LOC128872065 gene encoding ninjurin-A-like, translating into METMDEKETPTKLDAVEEVVVKDSVLSVDTTDKRSQQYKQNTYAAKKTVAQGMMDVALITANANQLRYLIEYQRNSPTFFIILSLIIISLLLQIAVGVSLIFKGRFDIKGQSKSATARKINNYVVVGVFLITIINVFIAAFSISVPSTAVEVVSRSD